Within the Camelus dromedarius isolate mCamDro1 chromosome 9, mCamDro1.pat, whole genome shotgun sequence genome, the region GGGACTGCCAGGGTCCTCGGACAATACTCGGAAGCCACAGCACTAAGCCATTCCCCGTGCTTAagcatttaggctctttccagtCTCTCCCTCCGATGATGTCCTGTGCCAGCCCCTATGGGGCAGGGACATCTTGATTACCAGCCTCAGTGTCGGAAAGCCCAGCAGCCCACAGAATGAATGGAGTGTGTGGGCTGGATGCTCTGGGTATGGCCATGCTGGGTCTTGTGGCGACTCCTCCCACTCTCTCCCAACAGAGCAGTGAGTCGGTCACCCTTGACCTGCTGACCTACACAGATCTGGAGTCCCTGCGGAACCGAAAGATGGGGGGCCGCCCAGGCCCCTTGGCCTCAAGATCGGCCCAGCTCAACTCCAAGCGCTACCTGATCCTCATCTACTCTGTGGAGTTTGACAGGTGGGTACAAGGGGATGGCTCCAGGTCCAGGCTGGTAGCTGGTGGGCAGGTGGGAGAGAATGGATAGGACTTAGGAACCCCTGGTACCCAGGGCGAGGTGGGGATGTTGCTTAAGCCTTGCCTTTGGAATCTTCAGTGTTAAGGTTTATATCACTTAGTATTGTGTTTGAGTACAAGTAGCATGGTAACAGCTACCAGTGTCTTAAACAAACAATGGTTTATCACATAACAAGTTGTCTAGGTTGGTGGCTGCTACTCAACAGTTTCATTAAGGACTCAGgctccttttgttttgtttttgtttttctttcgtCATCCTTAATGTGTTGGCTTTTTGACGTCATCCTTATCGCTTCATGGTCACAAAATGGTTGCTGGTCGTCCAGGCGTAGCATCTGCTTcaaagcaggaggaagaggaacaggGCTGTGCTCGCTAATTGTATCTACTGTTTTTATTAGGATAGCAAAAGTGTTCCCAGAAGATGCCCAACAGATTTCCTTTAGTGTTTGGCCAAAAATGTTCACATGTCCTTTCCCAGAAGGATTCTTGGCCTCTGAGATGCCACGGTTCTAATCCTCCTTCTCAGGATTCACTACCCGCTGCCCCTCCCGTACCAGGGCAAGCCAGACCCTGTGGTCCTGCAGGGCATCATCCGTTCATTGAAGGAGGAGCTGGGCCGCCTTCGAGGGCTGGACGGCCAGGACACTCGGGACAGccgggagactgagatctggcaCCTGCGGGAGCAGTGAGTCCAGGGTGGGGTGAATGGGCGGTTGGGGCCGGGGGCACACgtcccatcatgcactgatggcCCAGTGCTTAGCCCTGTTGGAAGGACAGCCATCCCTCGTTCGCCAGATATTTATCCtgagcccctcctctgtgcccgcTTTGTGTTAagtggtgctggggacacagcagtgaccaaggcaatcctggccctgccctccttgGGGCTCCCAGTCTGAACAGATCTGTATGCAGACAGTGAAGGCTCACCATGGTTGGGGCTTGGGAGCCCAGAGGGAGAGTTGACCATGCCTGGTAAGGGAAGGGTGTTCTAGGTAAAGGGAACACCATGTGCAAAGACAGGGTGTGAGGTAGGGCTACATTCAGTTGAATCTACCTTCACTGAGCACCTCTTTTGTGCTGGCGCCTTCCCTGCCCATCGTGTAGGGGCAGCCCAGGGGCCAGATAGACATTGATCACATAACCCAGTGTAGCATTGCAAATGGAGATGGGTTAGACAGGAAAGGGAGCCTGTGCTATGGGAGGTGGGAACAGGAACTGATGGGGTCTCAGAGTGGGCCAGGTGAAGGGGTGGGGAagagtgttctaggcagagggaatagcatgtgcaaaggccttgCATTAGATGGGAATATAGTGAGGACGATGAGGAAAGAGTGAAGTGAGGAAGGGCTCTTggcatatttattgagtgcctgctgtgtgcagaGGGCTATGGAGGGGCTGACTGGGACTTGGTCTCCACCTGAAGGGGGCTCCACTCCTTGGAGAGGGCTAATACTatttttagtaataataataatagaagctAATGTTTATTGTGCATTTAACTGTGTGCCAAGGACTCTGCTCAGTGCTGCATGGTTTacttcattttatcctcacagaGTAGGCACTACTATCGTCCctattttatagaggaagaaactgcGGCCCAGGAAGTCTGGAGAACTTGCCCCAGGTTCCACAGTGAAGTAATACGGCCAGGCTAGATCTTGAATCCAGGCAGTCAGCACAAGCCCCCTTTCGTTCCTCAGCCACTGTACACTGTTGGCAGCTGCTGGCCCAGAACTGAGCACCCAGTGCTGACAGGGAAGACCAGACTTATGCCCTCCCGGGAACGGGAGCTCATGAGGCTGGAGAATGGAGAACCTTTTGAGTCTTCCCGGTGCGTTTGCGTGGGTGCGTTAGTGCATGTGTTACCCAGGATGGCCACGAGGTGGCGTTGTCTGCCCTGAAATCCATAATCAGCCGGTTGCTTCTTACATTCCTCTTCCAATCTTGGAGTTCGGGAAGActtcaagattcattcattcatccatccaacatttactgagttcaCACTGTGTGCTAGGCACACTGCCTGGCCCTAGTTGATGTTTATTGAGCCGTTACTGAGTGCCGGACAGAATCTTAGCACTCTTTATAGATTCCTACAACCTTataggtaggtattattatcatcccaCTTCACAGAGATGTGAAGTGAAATTGTCCCAGGTCACCCAGCTTGTAATAAGTGGTATAAGCTGGGCGTCGTCAGCCTGGGCACAGAGCCTGTGTTCCTACATAGTGACCAGACAGCTAGAgtgaggatgcagagagagaACAGATAATCACACCCATCAGTGCCAGCTCCACTATGATTGGTGCTGGGAAGGAAATGTACAGTGAGCCAGGAGAGCAGGAAACAGAAGGGAGTGACCTAGCCTAGCTGGGGGGTAGGCCGACTTCCCTGGGGAACAGGGACGTGATGTTTGAAGGATGAATGGAGTCATTCCTGCCAGGAGGAGAGAACTGCATTTGCAAAGAGCAccagagaggaggtgggaggaggggaggggaggggggaagtcaGCTGAAAGGGACCGAATGGGGACACCCCTTGGGGAGTGTGGGGgagacacagatttttaaaaatgttttattaggaAAAATCCCAGGAACACACAAAAGTAGACAGTAGTATAATGTACATGTACTTGCGCCCCAGCTTCAGCGGTTGCCTACATTTTTGCCCATCTTGTTTGTGATCTacatcctttcctctctcctgagAAGCAAATCCCAGATATTGTATCTCCTCTGTAAACACTTCAATATGTATCTTTAACATATAAGGGGGTCTTTTAAAGACATATAAGTACTGTTATTATAtccaacaaaattaacaaaaattccTTCGTATCATCTGATACACCCAGGGTGTATATGTTGACACCTCTCTGGTTATCTCACAAATATCTTTTTGCAATTGTCTTGTGTGAATAAGTACCCACATATGACCCACGTTGCAATTTGTTGTGTTTCTTAAATCTCTttattacaccccccccccccatttttcaTGCTACTTCtttgtgaaagaagccaggttaTTTGTCCTGTACAGTTTCCCACAGTGTggattttgttcattttgtctCCATGGTTCATGTATTCACGTGTCCCCTGTATTTACTGTGAAGTGGTTCAGATTCAGCTAATCAGATTCAGGCTTCTGGGATGACACCTAACTCGGTGGTGCTGTGTATTTGCCTACTGTCAGGTGCTGTTGGAACTGATGAGTTTGGTTGCTGAGAGCTGGATCCCTGTTTTATAAAATTCCCATCAGCCCAGACTCTCTTGGTGGTTTTCATTCGCACTTCTCTAATTACCGATCAAGAGATGGTGCGTGCCCGCCCCGGTGGAGGAGTGAGGATATGGGACCGTGCCCCTCACCCTGCCCCAGCTCTCGCTGTCTTCCCTCTACCTCCTCCCAGGGTGTCGCGCTTGGTGTCTGAAAAGCGCGAGCTGGAGGCCCAGTTGGGCCGATCGCGCGAAGAGGCGCTGGCTGGGCGAGCGGCGCGCCAGGAGATCGAGTCACTGCGCGGGCTCGTGCGCggcctggagctggagctgcGGCAAGAGCGCGGCCTCGGGCACCGCGGGGCCGGCCGCCGGAGCCAGGATTGCCGCCGGCTGGCCAAGGAGGTGAGGGGGCCGGGCTGGGCGGCTGGGAGACCGGCAGGGCACTAACCTGGACTTCAGTCTGGATCTCTACGCTCCGCTTCCCTCCCGGCAGCTCGAGGAGGTGAAGGCGTCGGAGCGGCGCCTGCGTGCCCGGCTGAAGACGCTGAACGCCGAGCTGGCCATGTACAAGAGAGGGTGAGCGGCGCGGCCcggggtgggcggggcctggaggCGAATGGGCGGGGCCTGGAGGTGAATGGGCGGGGTCTAGGTGACGGGGCGGGGCCGGGTAGGATGTAGAGGAGGGCGGGTGAAGCCTGAGAGTGGGCGGGGATGGAGGGATGAAAGGGGCCTAATGGACGGCATGGGGCTTAGGGAAGGACTCAATAATTGAAAACGATGGGAGGAGTCTGTAGAGAGACGGGCCGGCCTGCGGCGGCATTCAAGAGTCTGGACATGGAGATAGGGACCAGAAAGGGGCGGGGCCTGAGGTCTAGTTAAGCGAAAGGGCGTGGCTCAGTAGGTGGGGATCTGGGTTATGTTTGCTGGCGTTGATTGGGGTGGGTGTTGAAAAATTAGGAAGGGGTTTCCAGGGAACTGTGGAAGATCTCTGCGAGAAGGGTCAGGTGAAAGTGTGTTAGGATGTAGAGAAGTGACAGATGGGTTATTTGGGGGTTTTAGTGGGGCTCTGAGAGAGGTGGACTTTGGGAGGTTTCTGTGAGAGTCGCGTGTGAGGATGTTAATGGCTAGGAGTTGATGGGAGATGAGCCTGAAGGTTCGGAGATGGTGCGGTCCAGGAAGAGGCTTAGGAAAGGAGTTGTTGTCGCCGGTGGGAAACCAGCAGTGGGTTCTGTGATCCCAGGAGGCGGACTCCGCCGGTGGTGCAGCCTTCAGCCCGGGAGGATCGGGCTTCGACGTCTCGGGAGCGCTCCACGTCGCGTGGCCGTGGCGCCGCCCGGTCCTCATCCCGGGAGAGTGCCCGCGGGGGCCGGGGTCGAGGCCGCCCTGCCCGCCCCTCGCCCTCGCCTACAGGTCTGTGACAGCCTTGCCCTGCCGGTGGGAGGAGGTGGATGGGAATGGAACTCTGGAGGCGTGATCCTGTGACTccagcctcctcttctctccacacCCCCCGCCCGGTCCTAGGTGGTCGCGTGCCCCGTTTCGACCCAACAGCCTTTGTGAAAGCCAAggagaagaagcagagagagatcAAGATGAAGTTAGCACCCATTCCCTCCTCACCTATCCACATCCCTGCCCCTTTACCTGACCCTCTGACCTCTGGCCTCATCCATCCCCATCTCCCATCTCCATTACCTGTCACCTGCTCcatctctcccctttcccctacCTGCTCCCGCAGCGACGCCCTTCCCTGAATTAGGTGGGCGGCTCCTTTCTCGTTCCgtaggcagcagcagcagcagcagcggaaCCGACTGGGCAGCGGAGGAAGCGGTGACGGTCCATCCATCTCCTGGTCTCGCCAGACTCGGCCCCCTGCTGCCGTGACCGGCCGAGGAGACGCGGCTAACCGCTCCCGAAACCGCAGCTCCTCCGGTAACTGGACTGGAGTGCTCGGGGCTGGCAGGCCGTCTGGAGGGACTGGCAAGAGCGAGAGGCTCACACTCTCCTTCTCCCTCTAGTGGACAGTTTCCGCAGCCGCTGCTCCTCCGCCAGCTCCTGCAGCGAATTCGAGGATTTCTCTGAATCCCTCCCTAGAGGGTAAAACATGGACTAGGGGAAGGGATGGCCTGCAAACGGGTGTCAGGGGAGACTGGAAACAGCCTTTTGTAGAGAAATTGGGTGATAGAAGCTGGAGCCTTGAAActagggaagagggagaggtggCAGGTGCCACAGTCTCCTTCCATTGGTCCTTGATTACTTTCTCCTCTCAGCGTTCGCTGCCGTGGGAAGCCCCGCAGCCCCACAACCTGGAGTGGGTCCAACACGGTGAGTGCCTTTCCTCAGGCTTTGGACTAGACGGCTAGCATTGAACCACCAGGAgctctctgtccctttctcccaTGATTCCATGCTAGGGGATCAGGTTGTAGAGGTGG harbors:
- the CCDC61 gene encoding centrosomal protein CCDC61 isoform X6, whose amino-acid sequence is MPASSESVTLDLLTYTDLESLRNRKMGGRPGPLASRSAQLNSKRYLILIYSVEFDRIHYPLPLPYQGKPDPVVLQGIIRSLKEELGRLRGLDGQDTRDSRETEIWHLREQVSRLVSEKRELEAQLGRSREEALAGRAARQEIESLRGLVRGLELELRQERGLGHRGAGRRSQDCRRLAKELEEVKASERRLRARLKTLNAELAMYKRGRRTPPVVQPSAREDRASTSRERSTSRGRGAARSSSRESARGGRGRGRPARPSPSPTGGRVPRFDPTAFVKAKEKKQREIKMKQQQQQQRNRLGSGGSGDGPSISWSRQTRPPAAVTGRGDAANRSRNRSSSVDSFRSRCSSASSCSEFEDFSESLPRGVRCRGKPRSPTTWSGSNTQQKSTPLERGRHQRRLANSGGWVPIKAPCGFRPCTDPPTPTPALAEYSSDHQAADMAEIDARLKALQEYMNRLDTRS
- the CCDC61 gene encoding centrosomal protein CCDC61 isoform X2 codes for the protein MGVCGEATLAMDQPAGLQVDYIFRGVEHAVRVMVSGQVLELEVEDRMTADQWRGEFDASFIEDLTHKTGNFKQFNIFCNMLESALTQSSESVTLDLLTYTDLESLRNRKMGGRPGPLASRSAQLNSKRYLILIYSVEFDRIHYPLPLPYQGKPDPVVLQGIIRSLKEELGRLRGLDGQDTRDSRETEIWHLREQVSRLVSEKRELEAQLGRSREEALAGRAARQEIESLRGLVRGLELELRQERGLGHRGAGRRSQDCRRLAKELEEVKASERRLRARLKTLNAELAMYKRGRRTPPVVQPSAREDRASTSRERSTSRGRGAARSSSRESARGGRGRGRPARPSPSPTGGRVPRFDPTAFVKAKEKKQREIKMKQQQQQQRNRLGSGGSGDGPSISWSRQTRPPAAVTGRGDAANRSRNRSSSVDSFRSRCSSASSCSEFEDFSESLPRGVRCRGKPRSPTTWSGSNTQKSTPLERGRHQRRLANSGGWVPIKAPCGFRPCTDPPTPTPALAEYSSDHQAADMAEIDARLKALQEYMNRLDTRS
- the CCDC61 gene encoding centrosomal protein CCDC61 isoform X4, yielding MGVCGEATLAMDQPAGLQVDYIFRGVEHAVRVMVSGQVLELEVEDRMTADQWRGEFDASFIEDLTHKTGNFKQFNIFCNMLESALTQSSESVTLDLLTYTDLESLRNRKMGGRPGPLASRSAQLNSKRYLILIYSVEFDRIHYPLPLPYQGKPDPVVLQGIIRSLKEELGRLRGLDGQDTRDSRETEIWHLREQVSRLVSEKRELEAQLGRSREEALAGRAARQEIESLRGLVRGLELELRQERGLGHRGAGRRSQDCRRLAKELEEVKASERRLRARLKTLNAELAMYKRGRRTPPVVQPSAREDRASTSRERSTSRGRGAARSSSRESARGGRGRGRPARPSPSPTGGRVPRFDPTAFVKAKEKKQREIKMKQQQQQQRNRLGSGGSGDGPSISWSRQTRPPAAVTGRGDAANRSRNRSSSVDSFRSRCSSASSCSEFEDFSESLPRGVRCRGKPRSPTTWSGSNTQQKSTPLERGRHQRRLANSGGWVPIKEYSSDHQAADMAEIDARLKALQEYMNRLDTRS
- the CCDC61 gene encoding centrosomal protein CCDC61 isoform X3, translated to MEDAATLAMDQPAGLQVDYIFRGVEHAVRVMVSGQVLELEVEDRMTADQWRGEFDASFIEDLTHKTGNFKQFNIFCNMLESALTQSSESVTLDLLTYTDLESLRNRKMGGRPGPLASRSAQLNSKRYLILIYSVEFDRIHYPLPLPYQGKPDPVVLQGIIRSLKEELGRLRGLDGQDTRDSRETEIWHLREQVSRLVSEKRELEAQLGRSREEALAGRAARQEIESLRGLVRGLELELRQERGLGHRGAGRRSQDCRRLAKELEEVKASERRLRARLKTLNAELAMYKRGRRTPPVVQPSAREDRASTSRERSTSRGRGAARSSSRESARGGRGRGRPARPSPSPTGGRVPRFDPTAFVKAKEKKQREIKMKQQQQQQRNRLGSGGSGDGPSISWSRQTRPPAAVTGRGDAANRSRNRSSSVDSFRSRCSSASSCSEFEDFSESLPRGVRCRGKPRSPTTWSGSNTQQKSTPLERGRHQRRLANSGGWVPIKAPCGFRPCTDPPTPTPALAEYSSDHQAADMAEIDARLKALQEYMNRLDTRS
- the CCDC61 gene encoding centrosomal protein CCDC61 isoform X1, translated to MGVCGEATLAMDQPAGLQVDYIFRGVEHAVRVMVSGQVLELEVEDRMTADQWRGEFDASFIEDLTHKTGNFKQFNIFCNMLESALTQSSESVTLDLLTYTDLESLRNRKMGGRPGPLASRSAQLNSKRYLILIYSVEFDRIHYPLPLPYQGKPDPVVLQGIIRSLKEELGRLRGLDGQDTRDSRETEIWHLREQVSRLVSEKRELEAQLGRSREEALAGRAARQEIESLRGLVRGLELELRQERGLGHRGAGRRSQDCRRLAKELEEVKASERRLRARLKTLNAELAMYKRGRRTPPVVQPSAREDRASTSRERSTSRGRGAARSSSRESARGGRGRGRPARPSPSPTGGRVPRFDPTAFVKAKEKKQREIKMKQQQQQQRNRLGSGGSGDGPSISWSRQTRPPAAVTGRGDAANRSRNRSSSVDSFRSRCSSASSCSEFEDFSESLPRGVRCRGKPRSPTTWSGSNTQQKSTPLERGRHQRRLANSGGWVPIKAPCGFRPCTDPPTPTPALAEYSSDHQAADMAEIDARLKALQEYMNRLDTRS
- the CCDC61 gene encoding centrosomal protein CCDC61 isoform X5; amino-acid sequence: MGVCGEATLAMDQPAGLQVDYIFRGVEHAVRVMVSGQVLELEVEDRMTADQWRGEFDASFIEDLTHKTGNFKQFNIFCNMLESALTQSSESVTLDLLTYTDLESLRNRKMGGRPGPLASRSAQLNSKRYLILIYSVEFDRIHYPLPLPYQGKPDPVVLQGIIRSLKEELGRLRGLDGQDTRDSRETEIWHLREQVSRLVSEKRELEAQLGRSREEALAGRAARQEIESLRGLVRGLELELRQERGLGHRGAGRRSQDCRRLAKELEEVKASERRLRARLKTLNAELAMYKRGRRTPPVVQPSAREDRASTSRERSTSRGRGAARSSSRESARGGRGRGRPARPSPSPTGGRVPRFDPTAFVKAKEKKQREIKMKQQQQQQRNRLGSGGSGDGPSISWSRQTRPPAAVTGRGDAANRSRNRSSSVDSFRSRCSSASSCSEFEDFSESLPRGVRCRGKPRSPTTWSGSNTQKSTPLERGRHQRRLANSGGWVPIKEYSSDHQAADMAEIDARLKALQEYMNRLDTRS